The following are encoded in a window of Lacinutrix sp. WUR7 genomic DNA:
- a CDS encoding SGNH/GDSL hydrolase family protein, with protein MQSKLKDIWIVLRNIGILLILLECILAAMYTYNDAKKYEHKIAGKIEAKVHDNMSATDTKTMYQEYNAIEMQWTPYLHYSHKPFQGKFNTINNLGQRKTTQHKVNDTLAPIKIFCFGGSTMYGIGTTDETTIPSILSNLLIKAFPDTNFEITNFGVQGYQRDMEAIQLSQEVLKNNIPDIAIFLDGVNEVLAAFNNNDAGIPTNAFNRNMEFNTIRSYSKRTQLFLKSSYTYRFVQYLRKKIATPKKSIDVTSLSKKIAANYRNHIIYSDPISANYNFKVFNFFQPTIFTKHILTDFEKTEKENASFKEALYEETYKIILEDSILKNTDSFIDLHLAFDNNSNTLFTDFCHTEEKGNTILAQEMVNVIKMEILNRKNTPLK; from the coding sequence ATGCAAAGTAAATTAAAGGATATTTGGATTGTACTTAGGAATATAGGAATTCTATTAATCCTATTAGAATGCATACTTGCCGCCATGTATACTTATAACGATGCAAAAAAATACGAGCATAAAATTGCTGGTAAAATAGAAGCTAAAGTGCATGACAATATGAGCGCAACGGATACAAAGACAATGTATCAGGAATACAATGCAATAGAAATGCAATGGACGCCTTACTTGCATTATTCGCATAAACCATTTCAAGGAAAATTTAATACCATTAATAATTTAGGACAACGTAAAACAACACAACATAAAGTTAACGATACATTAGCTCCCATAAAAATATTTTGCTTTGGAGGTTCTACCATGTATGGCATAGGAACTACAGACGAAACAACCATACCTTCTATACTATCTAACCTTTTGATTAAAGCGTTTCCAGATACCAATTTTGAGATTACAAATTTTGGTGTTCAAGGCTATCAAAGAGATATGGAAGCGATACAGTTAAGCCAAGAAGTATTAAAAAACAACATTCCAGATATAGCGATATTTCTTGATGGCGTTAATGAGGTTTTAGCTGCATTTAACAATAATGATGCTGGAATCCCAACAAATGCATTTAATAGAAATATGGAATTTAATACCATAAGAAGCTATTCTAAAAGAACGCAATTGTTCCTTAAATCTAGTTATACGTATAGGTTCGTACAATATCTACGTAAAAAAATAGCTACTCCTAAAAAAAGTATAGATGTAACATCGCTATCCAAAAAAATTGCAGCAAATTACCGCAATCATATTATTTATTCAGACCCTATTAGCGCTAACTACAATTTTAAAGTATTTAACTTTTTTCAGCCAACTATTTTTACAAAACATATACTAACTGATTTTGAGAAAACAGAGAAAGAAAACGCTAGTTTTAAGGAAGCTCTTTATGAGGAAACCTATAAAATTATCCTTGAAGATTCTATATTAAAAAACACAGATTCTTTTATAGATCTACACTTAGCCTTTGATAACAATAGCAATACGCTGTTTACAGACTTTTGTCATACCGAAGAAAAAGGAAATACAATACTAGCCCAAGAAATGGTTAATGTTATTAAAATGGAAATCCTAAATAGAAAGAATACACCACTAAAATAA
- a CDS encoding methyltransferase, with the protein MIRKFIKHITHPFFKFLTESYFSKTRNYSYKGITVKVVPSVFPPHHTISTKILLDYIAHLDLKNKTFLELGCGSGIISLFAASKGAIVTASDINKKALKALDTAAEANNLLVKTTYSDLFEALDVAPFDWIIINPPYYPKTPKSMKEKAWFCGADFEYFKKAFQQVSKRNDASILMILSQDCNIEKINNIATMHHLKLTSVFEKKVLAEKNYIFKIETNAK; encoded by the coding sequence ATGATACGCAAATTCATAAAACATATCACCCATCCTTTTTTTAAATTTTTAACAGAAAGCTATTTTTCTAAAACAAGGAACTATTCGTATAAAGGCATTACCGTTAAAGTGGTTCCTAGTGTATTTCCACCGCATCATACTATTAGTACAAAAATATTATTAGACTATATTGCTCACTTAGATTTAAAAAATAAAACGTTTTTAGAATTAGGCTGTGGCTCTGGTATTATTTCGTTATTCGCAGCTTCTAAAGGAGCGATTGTTACTGCTTCAGACATTAATAAAAAAGCATTAAAAGCCTTAGATACTGCTGCAGAAGCAAATAACTTGTTAGTAAAAACAACATATTCCGATTTATTTGAGGCATTAGATGTCGCTCCTTTTGATTGGATTATTATCAATCCTCCATACTATCCCAAAACACCAAAATCTATGAAGGAAAAAGCTTGGTTTTGTGGTGCAGATTTCGAATACTTTAAAAAAGCATTTCAGCAAGTATCAAAAAGAAATGACGCTTCTATTTTAATGATTTTATCGCAAGATTGCAATATTGAAAAAATCAATAATATAGCTACAATGCATCACTTGAAACTAACATCTGTTTTTGAAAAAAAAGTGCTAGCAGAAAAAAATTATATTTTTAAAATAGAAACAAATGCAAAGTAA
- a CDS encoding radical SAM protein, producing the protein MSNKIILFNPKSANGKHRIPNSILQVGAAIHGKHDYVFVDGNLEKDPWETINNYFKTGDYKYFCSTVMPGPQLKQAIPFSKKIKEIYPNTITIWGGYFPANQYKSCLNSGYVDYIVNGPGDNTFPQLIEALENEQVDQIPKIKNLIYQDKQGANHKTAVEALLNQDTLAKFPYVYLNSFYPVKNYLAKTFMGQKTLSYHSSMGCPFTCSFCAVVPIYNAKWKGMSANRIYEDVTYFKEKHNIDAIEFHDNNFFTSKKRVLEFSNLVLNDNIEWWGEGRIDTLNKYSDADLHLMRKAGCKMMFLGAETGNDEVLKQMNKGGTQSGQMIKDFVKRMKDVDIIPELSFVLGMPAKTEKEVYDQILWDINFIKEIKTINPNAEIIIYLYSPVPTEGSELYQQILDAGFSFPETLEEWIAPSWENFDLRKNPLTPWLKPYMIDTIKNFETVLNGYYPTVSDFRIRGYKKTILKGISKLRYHSGFYKYPYEIKVLHKIWKYRQPEIEGFYSE; encoded by the coding sequence TTGTCTAACAAAATAATATTATTCAACCCAAAAAGTGCAAACGGTAAGCATAGAATTCCAAATTCTATTTTACAGGTTGGAGCTGCTATACACGGAAAACACGACTACGTTTTTGTAGATGGTAATCTAGAAAAAGATCCATGGGAAACCATAAATAATTATTTTAAAACTGGCGACTACAAATACTTTTGCAGTACAGTAATGCCAGGACCACAACTAAAACAAGCCATTCCTTTTTCAAAAAAAATAAAAGAAATATACCCAAATACAATCACCATATGGGGAGGATATTTCCCAGCAAACCAATACAAATCTTGTTTAAATTCAGGGTATGTAGATTATATTGTTAATGGCCCAGGAGATAATACATTTCCGCAATTAATTGAGGCTTTAGAAAACGAACAAGTAGACCAGATTCCAAAAATTAAAAATCTAATTTATCAAGATAAGCAAGGAGCGAATCATAAAACAGCTGTCGAAGCATTGCTAAATCAAGACACGTTAGCAAAATTTCCATACGTGTATTTAAATAGTTTCTATCCGGTAAAGAACTATTTAGCAAAAACATTTATGGGGCAAAAAACACTGTCTTACCACTCCAGCATGGGTTGCCCTTTTACCTGTTCTTTTTGCGCTGTAGTGCCCATTTACAATGCAAAATGGAAAGGCATGTCTGCCAATAGAATTTACGAAGATGTTACTTACTTTAAAGAAAAACATAATATTGACGCGATAGAGTTTCACGATAACAACTTTTTTACTTCTAAAAAACGAGTACTTGAATTTTCTAATCTGGTATTGAATGATAACATCGAATGGTGGGGAGAAGGTAGAATTGACACCTTAAATAAATATTCGGATGCAGATTTACATCTCATGCGAAAAGCGGGTTGTAAAATGATGTTTTTAGGAGCGGAAACCGGGAATGACGAAGTTTTAAAACAAATGAATAAAGGAGGCACACAGTCTGGTCAAATGATTAAGGATTTTGTAAAACGCATGAAAGATGTAGACATTATTCCAGAATTATCTTTTGTTTTAGGAATGCCCGCAAAAACAGAAAAGGAGGTGTACGATCAAATCCTTTGGGATATTAATTTTATAAAAGAAATTAAAACGATTAATCCAAATGCCGAAATTATCATCTACTTATACAGTCCGGTTCCAACCGAAGGTTCAGAATTATACCAACAAATTTTAGATGCCGGATTTTCATTTCCGGAAACATTAGAAGAATGGATAGCTCCTAGTTGGGAAAATTTTGACCTAAGAAAAAATCCGTTAACTCCTTGGCTAAAACCCTATATGATTGACACTATCAAGAATTTTGAAACGGTTTTAAATGGCTATTACCCTACGGTTTCCGATTTTAGAATTCGCGGTTATAAAAAAACAATCTTAAAAGGGATTTCTAAATTAAGATACCATTCTGGATTTTATAAATATCCTTATGAAATTAAGGTATTGCATAAAATTTGGAAATACCGCCAACCAGAAATAGAAGGTTTTTATTCCGAATGA
- a CDS encoding glycosyltransferase family 87 protein has product MKNLFTKYRTTFVSLLPILLFLGYFFYKSLSFPLHDFANSYFPAYIVANASHPDTILFDIYAYNNYIWNVGYPEVLADFYINSPFNVIAFYPFVFIENAYIAKAVFNSISMLLFVFSIVALYKRYGEKSSLLLYVLPFLFYTPLRNQMLFGQTYFLVFALIVFSFLRLEKARNKTGGLLLTLAALLKVFPVFYGIILVFNTNRKAIVFAFISGFVLLFFGIWITGTPLWQVYFLEVIPNVIANKSTVNFQFNAQSLDVFYKTLFVQDAYYNPNVLFNSERLYFLAKWITKSVILGFAISMSFKAKKEILTLLSIWIVTLFLVQSRTATYAQILWIIPAFYVFNANWNKVKKVSFFLLLFVMCNVPMSLLEDLPVLLRFSRMWLSLLLAILLFSNMVKCKPLWCIGALFVLLLPLHLDMFQEQKIDASKYVLEEQKYFMIYDFSKSGNVLTYAALGKSGKEIIQTEIPIYTFDKTACTIENNQILYHGKPITNDPSLKKKPVLINNSEVYYLTDSKSRRGAFTLKKLHLNIKD; this is encoded by the coding sequence ATGAAAAACCTGTTTACAAAGTATCGTACTACATTCGTTTCGCTTTTGCCTATACTCTTGTTTTTGGGTTATTTTTTTTATAAATCATTATCCTTTCCGCTACACGACTTTGCAAATAGTTATTTTCCAGCATATATTGTAGCAAATGCTAGTCATCCAGATACCATTTTATTTGATATCTATGCGTACAATAATTACATATGGAATGTAGGTTACCCAGAAGTATTAGCCGATTTTTATATCAATTCTCCGTTTAATGTTATCGCTTTTTATCCTTTTGTTTTTATTGAAAACGCATATATAGCCAAAGCTGTTTTTAATAGTATTAGTATGCTGCTTTTTGTTTTTTCTATAGTTGCATTGTATAAAAGGTATGGAGAGAAGTCGTCTTTATTACTCTATGTATTACCGTTTTTGTTTTATACACCACTAAGAAATCAAATGCTATTTGGTCAAACTTATTTCTTAGTTTTTGCGCTAATTGTTTTTAGTTTTTTAAGGCTAGAAAAAGCAAGAAATAAAACGGGTGGTTTATTATTAACTTTAGCAGCTTTACTTAAAGTATTTCCTGTGTTTTATGGAATAATATTAGTTTTTAATACGAATAGAAAGGCTATTGTTTTTGCTTTTATTAGTGGATTCGTTTTGTTGTTTTTTGGAATATGGATAACAGGAACACCGCTTTGGCAGGTTTACTTTTTGGAAGTCATACCAAATGTGATTGCAAATAAAAGTACTGTGAATTTTCAATTCAATGCGCAATCTTTAGACGTGTTTTATAAAACGCTTTTTGTGCAAGATGCTTATTACAATCCCAATGTGCTTTTTAATAGTGAAAGATTATATTTTCTAGCAAAATGGATCACTAAGTCCGTCATCCTAGGATTCGCCATTTCAATGAGTTTTAAAGCGAAGAAAGAGATTTTAACCTTGCTTTCTATATGGATTGTTACTTTGTTTCTAGTGCAATCTAGAACTGCTACTTATGCGCAGATTTTGTGGATTATTCCGGCGTTCTACGTCTTTAATGCGAACTGGAATAAAGTGAAAAAAGTAAGTTTCTTTCTCCTTCTATTTGTAATGTGTAATGTCCCAATGTCACTATTAGAAGATCTACCGGTTTTATTGCGTTTTTCTAGAATGTGGCTCTCGCTTCTTTTAGCTATTCTATTATTTTCAAATATGGTTAAGTGTAAACCTTTATGGTGCATTGGCGCTTTATTCGTTTTATTATTACCACTTCATTTGGATATGTTTCAGGAACAAAAAATAGATGCTTCGAAGTATGTTTTAGAGGAGCAAAAGTATTTTATGATTTATGATTTTTCCAAAAGCGGAAACGTATTAACATACGCTGCGCTTGGAAAATCAGGGAAGGAAATCATACAAACGGAAATTCCAATTTATACTTTTGATAAGACAGCTTGCACCATTGAAAATAATCAAATTTTATACCACGGAAAACCAATTACAAACGATCCTTCTTTAAAGAAAAAACCTGTTTTAATAAATAATAGTGAAGTGTATTATCTTACCGATTCTAAGTCGCGAAGAGGTGCATTTACTTTAAAAAAATTGCATCTAAACATAAAAGATTGA
- a CDS encoding putative capsular polysaccharide synthesis family protein, giving the protein MQLRFSKTKKPIIIHTMGKVGSLSVYTSLKRSLATTPIFHTHNLNVKEVKKDVLFCFENGVYPGSRSPVFLIDKYILKKQRPFKVITLFRDPIERNISAFFDAFQIYVGVSPEGYQGDLKTLEKLFFQQLPHAYPLQWYEDYMLKDLDFDVYTQDFDAEAGFQIIKQEQNEMLLMHCDLADAEKEKLIKTFCAVSNFQLTNTNVRAASASSDLYIAFKNYMQFPEEYIQDMYTSKYAMHFFSEKQRNVAIEKWTKKE; this is encoded by the coding sequence ATGCAACTTCGTTTTTCAAAAACCAAAAAGCCCATAATAATTCATACCATGGGTAAAGTAGGGTCGTTAAGTGTTTATACCTCTTTAAAAAGAAGTTTAGCTACAACGCCAATATTTCACACCCATAATTTAAATGTAAAGGAAGTAAAAAAAGATGTTTTATTTTGCTTTGAAAATGGTGTGTATCCAGGAAGTAGAAGTCCTGTTTTTTTAATAGATAAATATATATTGAAAAAGCAAAGGCCTTTTAAAGTCATCACTTTGTTTAGAGATCCTATTGAACGAAATATTTCTGCTTTTTTTGATGCTTTTCAAATTTATGTTGGTGTTTCTCCAGAAGGATATCAAGGAGATTTGAAGACCTTAGAAAAGTTGTTTTTTCAACAATTGCCACATGCCTATCCATTACAATGGTATGAGGATTATATGTTAAAAGATCTAGATTTTGATGTGTATACCCAGGATTTTGATGCAGAAGCAGGGTTTCAAATTATAAAACAAGAGCAAAATGAAATGCTTCTAATGCATTGTGATTTAGCCGATGCTGAAAAGGAAAAATTAATAAAAACGTTTTGTGCTGTTTCCAATTTCCAATTAACAAATACCAATGTGAGAGCAGCAAGTGCATCTTCCGATTTATATATAGCATTTAAAAATTATATGCAATTTCCAGAGGAATATATACAAGACATGTATACTTCAAAATATGCGATGCATTTCTTTTCGGAAAAGCAAAGAAATGTCGCAATAGAAAAATGGACAAAAAAAGAGTAA
- a CDS encoding glycosyltransferase family 2 protein, with the protein MINNKKIVVVMPAYNAAKTIEQTYKEIPLDIVDDVILTDDFSSDNTVEIAKLLGIKHVITHHKNIGYGGNQKTCYNKALELHADIIIMLHPDYQYTPKLIPAMCSLVANNVHDVVLGSRILSEGAVKNGMPLYKYISNRFLTLFQNILMSQKLSEYHTGYRCFNVEILKKIDYNSNSNDFVFDNEILAQCCFLKARIGEISCPAKYFEEASSINFKRSDIYGFGVLSVSIKYVLEKNKLFRFPLFPSQ; encoded by the coding sequence GTGATAAATAATAAGAAAATAGTTGTGGTAATGCCTGCATATAATGCGGCAAAAACCATCGAACAAACCTATAAGGAAATTCCTTTAGATATTGTGGATGATGTTATTCTTACCGATGATTTTAGTTCTGATAATACGGTAGAAATAGCAAAATTACTGGGTATAAAACACGTTATTACGCACCATAAAAACATAGGTTATGGCGGCAATCAAAAAACTTGTTATAATAAAGCGTTAGAACTACATGCAGATATTATAATTATGCTACACCCAGACTATCAATACACGCCAAAATTAATACCAGCCATGTGTAGTTTAGTCGCTAATAATGTGCATGATGTTGTTTTGGGTTCCAGAATTTTGAGTGAAGGCGCTGTTAAAAATGGCATGCCGCTATACAAGTATATTTCGAATCGGTTTTTAACGCTTTTTCAAAATATTTTGATGTCTCAAAAACTATCCGAATACCATACTGGTTATCGTTGTTTTAATGTAGAAATACTTAAGAAAATCGATTATAATTCGAATTCCAACGACTTTGTTTTCGATAATGAAATTTTAGCCCAATGCTGTTTCTTAAAAGCAAGGATTGGTGAAATTTCCTGTCCGGCAAAATATTTTGAAGAAGCTTCGTCTATAAACTTTAAAAGAAGTGATATTTATGGTTTTGGCGTGCTTAGCGTTTCGATAAAATACGTTCTTGAAAAGAACAAATTATTTCGTTTTCCATTGTTTCCCTCGCAATAA
- a CDS encoding B12-binding domain-containing radical SAM protein encodes MSIVLTHAYYIFEDPKEQLIMKPYAPLGLLYISAFLNENNTTNHLYDSTFYTKEKQLAFIEEKQPKAVAIYTNLMTKINVIKLVKTLKTEEKYGFPKIILGGPDITYNCNNYLKTGADFLIIGEGEQTTLELYNAIIENKPYTEITGIAYLEAGVVKKTPPRVKMKSLQDLPLPNRAAIPIDKYLETWKTHHQKSSMTVSTQRGCPYTCKWCSTAVYGQSYRRRPAEMVAAELKILKDTYNPDSIWFVDDVFTVSHKWIKEFHEEVLKQDAIIPFECITRAERLNDEVLQLLKEAGCYRIWIGAESGSQKIIDAMDRRVDVHVVKEAIQKTNALGIETGTFIMVGYPGETLEDIQATTIYLKEANPTHFTITKAYPIKGTSLYNEVEAKITVQPNWETSTDRDIDFTRTYPSKFYDYAIKHIVNEVNYNKERLKPKANKRKLFKLKAKSFTAFKIMKLNQ; translated from the coding sequence ATGAGTATCGTACTTACACATGCCTATTACATATTCGAAGACCCAAAAGAGCAGCTTATCATGAAGCCTTATGCTCCGCTTGGCTTGTTATATATTTCTGCATTTTTAAACGAAAACAACACTACCAATCACTTATACGATTCTACATTTTATACCAAAGAAAAACAACTTGCTTTTATAGAAGAGAAACAACCAAAGGCCGTTGCTATTTATACGAATTTAATGACAAAAATTAATGTTATTAAACTGGTTAAAACATTAAAAACAGAAGAAAAATATGGCTTTCCAAAAATTATTTTAGGAGGTCCAGATATTACCTATAACTGCAATAACTATTTAAAGACAGGAGCAGATTTTTTAATTATTGGCGAAGGAGAGCAAACTACTTTAGAGCTTTATAATGCCATTATTGAAAACAAGCCATATACCGAAATTACCGGAATTGCATATCTAGAAGCTGGTGTTGTTAAAAAAACACCACCAAGAGTAAAAATGAAGAGTCTACAAGACTTGCCTTTACCTAACAGAGCGGCAATTCCTATAGATAAATATTTAGAAACTTGGAAAACGCACCATCAAAAAAGCTCGATGACGGTAAGCACACAACGTGGTTGTCCGTATACCTGCAAATGGTGTAGCACAGCTGTTTACGGACAAAGCTATAGAAGGCGTCCAGCAGAAATGGTTGCTGCAGAGTTAAAAATATTGAAAGACACCTATAATCCGGATAGCATTTGGTTTGTAGATGACGTGTTTACGGTGAGTCATAAATGGATTAAAGAATTTCATGAAGAAGTACTAAAACAAGATGCTATTATTCCTTTTGAATGCATTACCAGAGCAGAACGTTTAAACGACGAAGTCTTACAACTTTTAAAAGAAGCAGGTTGTTATAGAATTTGGATTGGTGCAGAAAGTGGATCGCAAAAAATCATTGATGCCATGGACAGACGTGTCGATGTGCATGTGGTTAAAGAAGCCATTCAAAAAACCAACGCTTTAGGCATAGAAACCGGCACTTTTATTATGGTTGGCTACCCTGGAGAAACTTTAGAAGATATTCAAGCTACAACCATTTATTTAAAAGAAGCAAATCCGACACATTTTACAATTACAAAGGCATATCCCATAAAAGGAACATCCCTATATAATGAAGTGGAAGCCAAAATTACCGTGCAACCAAATTGGGAAACATCTACAGATAGAGATATAGATTTTACCAGAACGTATCCATCTAAATTTTACGATTATGCTATTAAACACATAGTTAATGAAGTAAACTATAACAAAGAAAGATTAAAACCAAAAGCAAATAAACGGAAGCTATTTAAACTAAAAGCAAAATCTTTTACTGCTTTCAAAATAATGAAATTAAACCAATGA
- a CDS encoding bifunctional 2-polyprenyl-6-hydroxyphenol methylase/3-demethylubiquinol 3-O-methyltransferase UbiG, whose protein sequence is MHNDFDNASKQYDDTFTFSNIGKAQRKRVFTYVNPLLNTEKKLRVLELNCGTGEDAIHFSKLGHSVIATDISEGMIKVAKAKNNADKVTFRVQDINLLSTASFDQKFDLIFSNFGGLNCLAKTQLEQFLKTANQLLAPNGKLILVIMPKKCLWEKIYFSAKGQFKKANRRNTDQSLAVPVDGVTVKTWYYNPKEILSLTKKGFTVNKIKPIGLAIPPSYLENSILAKKPLLSIFKGIDTIVTGAFWAKYADHFLIELTKK, encoded by the coding sequence ATGCATAACGATTTTGACAATGCGTCTAAACAGTATGACGATACGTTTACATTTTCGAACATTGGAAAAGCGCAACGAAAGCGTGTATTTACGTATGTCAATCCGTTATTAAATACAGAAAAAAAGCTTCGTGTTTTAGAACTCAATTGCGGTACAGGAGAAGATGCCATTCATTTTTCAAAATTAGGACATTCTGTTATTGCTACCGATATTTCGGAAGGAATGATTAAAGTTGCCAAAGCAAAAAATAATGCAGACAAGGTAACTTTTCGAGTGCAAGATATCAACCTTTTAAGTACTGCTTCGTTTGACCAAAAGTTCGATCTTATTTTTTCCAATTTTGGTGGTTTAAACTGTTTAGCTAAAACGCAACTGGAGCAATTCCTGAAAACAGCGAACCAGCTACTTGCACCAAATGGAAAGCTCATCTTAGTTATTATGCCTAAAAAATGCCTTTGGGAAAAAATTTACTTTTCGGCAAAAGGCCAATTTAAAAAAGCGAATAGAAGAAATACCGACCAAAGCTTAGCCGTACCTGTGGATGGCGTTACTGTAAAAACGTGGTATTACAATCCTAAAGAAATCTTATCTTTAACAAAAAAAGGATTTACGGTAAACAAGATAAAACCTATTGGTTTGGCTATTCCGCCTTCGTATCTTGAAAATTCCATTTTGGCAAAAAAACCGTTATTATCTATTTTTAAAGGAATAGACACTATTGTAACAGGTGCTTTTTGGGCAAAATATGCAGATCATTTTTTAATAGAGTTAACCAAAAAATAA
- a CDS encoding radical SAM protein: protein MTDIVFSHSYYYKFDAKQWKNQTPFPPLGTIYAASYLRENGYTVSLFDANLLEDPKTIKPFLEKHQPKTFVIYDDGFNYLTKMCLTKMREAAFEMIQIAKKLNCKVIVCSSDATDHYEKYLEAGADFIIQGEGEVSLKELLDALTKNDDTSIINGLVYQQDGEIIKTKKRIVTKDLDEFPLPAWDLVDMEAYKAIWKQSGSDFTLNIATTRGCPYKCNWCAKPIYGNRYNSHSPEYITKHIKHLSETYDVQRFWICDDIFGLKPNWVQHFNTSLKKEKLSISYYIQSRVDLLLKEDTIDALAESGLEEVWVGAESGSQAILDAMDKDTKVEQIYEATKLLKAKNIRVAFFIQFGYLGETKEDIAKTISMIKELVPDNIGVSVSYPLPGTKFYDLVKDDLKLKANWTDSDDLAMLFKGTYSSAFYKKLQRYVHKEYRISQGLENLKHFNTNHIKSILKLVYYVPSAFVDKLQLKKMKPSNA from the coding sequence ATGACTGATATTGTATTTTCACATTCGTATTATTATAAATTTGATGCCAAGCAATGGAAAAACCAAACCCCTTTTCCGCCGTTAGGTACTATTTATGCTGCTTCTTATTTAAGAGAAAATGGATATACGGTTAGTCTTTTTGATGCGAACCTTTTAGAAGATCCAAAAACGATAAAACCATTTCTAGAAAAACACCAACCAAAAACATTTGTAATTTACGATGATGGCTTTAATTATCTAACAAAAATGTGCTTGACCAAAATGCGTGAAGCTGCTTTTGAAATGATTCAAATTGCAAAAAAGTTAAATTGTAAGGTTATTGTTTGTAGTTCGGATGCTACAGATCATTATGAAAAATATCTAGAAGCTGGAGCAGATTTTATTATTCAAGGAGAAGGAGAAGTTAGCTTAAAAGAATTGTTAGATGCACTCACTAAAAACGACGATACTTCCATTATAAACGGTCTTGTTTACCAACAAGATGGAGAAATTATAAAAACTAAAAAACGAATAGTAACCAAAGACTTAGATGAGTTTCCGCTTCCTGCTTGGGATTTGGTAGATATGGAAGCGTACAAAGCGATATGGAAACAAAGCGGAAGTGATTTTACCTTAAATATTGCCACCACAAGAGGTTGCCCTTACAAATGCAATTGGTGTGCAAAGCCTATTTATGGCAATCGTTATAATTCGCATTCGCCAGAATACATCACCAAACATATTAAACACCTCAGCGAAACGTATGACGTACAACGCTTTTGGATATGTGATGATATTTTTGGACTGAAACCAAATTGGGTACAACATTTTAATACATCGCTTAAAAAAGAAAAGCTTTCCATTTCTTATTACATACAAAGTCGTGTCGATTTATTATTAAAAGAAGACACTATTGATGCGCTAGCAGAAAGCGGATTAGAAGAAGTTTGGGTTGGTGCAGAAAGTGGTTCTCAGGCTATTTTAGATGCCATGGATAAAGACACCAAAGTCGAGCAGATCTATGAAGCAACAAAATTACTAAAGGCGAAAAATATTCGTGTCGCATTCTTTATTCAGTTTGGCTATTTAGGAGAAACCAAAGAAGATATTGCTAAAACCATTAGCATGATTAAAGAACTTGTTCCAGATAATATTGGTGTTTCGGTTTCCTATCCTTTGCCAGGAACCAAGTTTTATGATCTAGTAAAAGACGATTTAAAGTTAAAGGCAAATTGGACAGATTCTGATGATCTTGCCATGCTTTTTAAAGGCACGTATAGCTCTGCTTTTTACAAAAAACTGCAACGCTATGTACATAAAGAATATAGAATTAGCCAAGGCTTGGAGAATCTAAAGCATTTTAATACGAATCATATAAAATCGATACTAAAACTAGTGTATTATGTGCCTTCTGCTTTTGTAGATAAATTGCAATTAAAAAAAATGAAACCTTCAAATGCATAA